One Dokdonia sp. Dokd-P16 genomic window carries:
- a CDS encoding Na(+)-translocating NADH-quinone reductase subunit F: protein MTTIFPLRLEQALSKLYAAFSDGSLHPGCCTACAVGTICDNKDLWKHMTDAHGSLILNYVGKVNEAFGKRFYGYLPSELLQIEAVFLRACGYELPISRGSMKPTNPQSDAVMFNGMRAVIHYLCELDGVQDVMDIQEQFLSATAEKRTLNNV from the coding sequence ATGACTACTATATTTCCATTGAGACTAGAACAAGCTTTATCAAAACTATATGCAGCATTTTCTGATGGTAGCTTGCATCCGGGTTGTTGCACGGCTTGCGCGGTAGGAACTATTTGTGACAATAAAGATTTGTGGAAGCACATGACGGATGCTCACGGTTCACTTATACTCAATTATGTAGGAAAGGTAAATGAGGCTTTTGGTAAGCGTTTTTATGGGTATTTGCCTAGTGAATTACTCCAGATTGAGGCTGTTTTTTTACGAGCTTGCGGTTATGAGTTACCTATAAGCCGCGGCAGTATGAAACCAACAAACCCACAAAGCGATGCCGTGATGTTTAATGGGATGCGTGCCGTTATACATTACTTATGCGAGCTAGATGGTGTGCAAGACGTAATGGATATTCAAGAGCAGTTTCTTTCTGCTACTGCAGAAAAAAGGACTTTAAATAATGTTTAA
- a CDS encoding ZIP family metal transporter: protein MFITTIVVFVVSMSLVAGALWGLYGRLPKKTEGFLIALAGGALIVSAVLELIEPAMEDGDVLLPLLFVFIGALVFTSLDFYVKEKWSSKSGGAGLLAAITLDGLPENLALGVALISADPLAVAALSGSILLSNLPEAAGGAKEMKDDGRSKRSILILWTGTAILLSAAALVGYFFLENVSKDILNNIRCFAGGAVVASLAIEVFPKAFKEDKYWTGLATALGLVIAFYLNSLS from the coding sequence ATGTTTATCACTACTATTGTAGTATTTGTCGTTTCTATGTCACTCGTTGCTGGTGCCTTATGGGGATTGTATGGAAGATTACCAAAAAAGACAGAAGGATTTCTCATTGCACTTGCTGGAGGAGCACTCATAGTATCTGCAGTGTTAGAGCTTATAGAACCTGCTATGGAGGATGGTGATGTACTGCTACCGCTCTTGTTTGTTTTTATAGGAGCTTTAGTATTTACAAGCTTAGATTTTTATGTAAAAGAAAAATGGAGTTCAAAAAGCGGTGGCGCAGGTCTTCTAGCAGCCATAACCCTAGACGGTCTTCCAGAGAACTTAGCACTAGGTGTTGCACTTATAAGCGCAGACCCACTTGCTGTTGCCGCTCTTTCTGGATCGATACTGCTATCTAATCTTCCCGAAGCTGCGGGAGGAGCAAAAGAAATGAAAGACGACGGAAGGTCTAAAAGATCTATCCTCATACTATGGACAGGGACTGCCATATTGCTTTCTGCCGCAGCACTTGTAGGTTACTTCTTTCTAGAAAATGTTTCTAAAGATATCCTAAACAATATACGGTGTTTTGCCGGTGGTGCTGTCGTAGCTTCACTTGCTATTGAAGTTTTCCCAAAAGCTTTTAAAGAAGATAAATACTGGACTGGACTCGCAACTGCTCTAGGTCTGGTCATTGCCTTTTACCTTAATAGTCTGTCATAA
- a CDS encoding TrkA C-terminal domain-containing protein, with protein MIAAVSLFLIITISVLITKISTIALVHTGLSEESAKFQSRSAYTGAGISSQETESIMNHPVRRKIIYNLMLIGNAGIVTAMSSLILTFVLPESNASRFYGFLIIVGGILVLWFGIRSKWVNRGLSKVINRMLKKYTDLEVQDYAAVLHLKDNFKIIKATVDTDGWMCNRTLQELDLREEGITVLGVEREGTGYFGSPSGNFKMLPHDEVTLYGKSDGIKSIYNRKKDHYAHLEHKKFVEKEEERKANDVEKIKTTTD; from the coding sequence ATGATTGCAGCTGTTTCCCTATTCCTTATCATCACTATCTCTGTGTTGATCACTAAGATTTCTACTATCGCACTAGTACACACTGGTCTCTCAGAAGAAAGTGCCAAGTTTCAATCGCGATCTGCTTACACTGGTGCAGGCATAAGTTCGCAGGAAACAGAAAGCATTATGAATCATCCTGTACGCCGTAAGATTATTTACAACTTAATGCTCATAGGTAATGCCGGAATTGTTACTGCGATGTCATCATTGATACTCACCTTTGTGCTACCAGAATCTAATGCTTCTCGATTTTATGGGTTTTTAATCATTGTAGGCGGTATTCTAGTGCTATGGTTCGGGATACGTAGTAAATGGGTTAATCGCGGCTTATCTAAAGTAATTAATAGAATGCTCAAAAAGTATACAGACCTAGAGGTTCAAGACTATGCTGCTGTATTACATCTAAAAGACAATTTTAAAATTATAAAAGCTACCGTAGATACAGATGGCTGGATGTGCAATCGCACACTACAAGAGTTAGACTTACGAGAGGAAGGAATCACTGTGCTAGGTGTAGAGCGTGAGGGGACAGGTTATTTTGGATCTCCATCGGGTAATTTTAAAATGTTACCACATGATGAAGTAACACTCTATGGTAAGTCTGATGGCATTAAAAGTATCTACAATCGTAAGAAGGATCATTATGCGCATCTCGAACACAAGAAATTTGTAGAAAAAGAAGAAGAACGCAAAGCAAATGATGTAGAAAAAATAAAAACTACTACAGACTAA
- a CDS encoding PepSY domain-containing protein, with protein MARKKSTSLKMRILHRYLGFFLAGIMAVYAISGIVLIFRDSDTFKNTVVIEKTLDPNLSAPSLAKAVNNKRLKVTKEEGSVLYFAEGTYNSTTGAVVYSKKELPFILDKLTHFHKAKSGDPLYFLNIFFGLSLLFFVISSFWMFIPSSPIYRKGMLFVAGGIVLALILLFV; from the coding sequence ATGGCTCGTAAAAAATCTACTTCACTTAAAATGCGCATTCTTCACAGATACCTAGGCTTCTTTCTAGCAGGAATCATGGCAGTTTATGCGATAAGTGGGATTGTTTTAATCTTTAGAGACTCAGATACTTTTAAGAATACGGTTGTCATAGAAAAAACACTTGACCCAAACCTCTCTGCGCCATCACTAGCCAAAGCTGTAAATAATAAAAGACTTAAGGTAACTAAAGAAGAAGGTAGTGTTCTCTACTTTGCTGAAGGAACTTATAATAGTACTACTGGAGCGGTTGTGTATTCTAAAAAAGAATTGCCTTTTATACTTGATAAGCTTACTCATTTCCATAAAGCTAAATCTGGTGATCCTCTATATTTTTTAAATATCTTTTTTGGACTAAGCTTACTATTCTTTGTAATATCCTCATTCTGGATGTTTATTCCATCTAGCCCTATTTACAGAAAGGGAATGCTCTTTGTAGCAGGAGGAATAGTACTTGCGCTTATATTATTATTTGTCTAG